In Myxocyprinus asiaticus isolate MX2 ecotype Aquarium Trade chromosome 16, UBuf_Myxa_2, whole genome shotgun sequence, a single window of DNA contains:
- the LOC127453956 gene encoding POU domain, class 2, transcription factor 2-like isoform X1, translating to MTKTGPVASMDYSHLWLPDIRMSKPIEVENPAADSPMESTDSERNGSDSNNQFQPMKINPFSLSPTLSSSTKMKVEDCCEMSPAHVQTTHAQTPLSHTQLMLTGGQLAGLTALLPAQQQLLLQHAQLLAAAVQQSHVAHAANQQQAQQHANQQAAQSQSQSQSQSTQEQTATPVPPPHHQLPLSQPIQLTAQDIQQLLQLQQLVLVPGHTLPSPAQFLLPQQGQQGLLSTPNIIPLPQQNQGSPLAAPPRFGLQAQREKVVESSVNTVTPVASHPEEPSDLEELEQFARTFKQRRIKLGFTQGDVGLAMGKLYGNDFSQTTISRFEALNLSFKNMCKLKPLLEKWLNDAETMSMDSTLPSPSALSSPSMGFDGLPGRRRKKRTSIETNVRVALERSFITNQKPTSEEILLIAEKLSMEKEVIRVWFCNRRQKEKRINPSSTTPPMPSQPQPTSHKPPCYSPHMMPSQGLSQTMTSLSTAVTTMSSVGPLTPSGPSLSSTPSPVTPPPRNDTSPAPPSHSTLSLNTGSWHKKNGDVSNYITDFAASLRNTMRRVNTGMNQALLGNNPLATIQALAASGGQLPGSSLEGRSKVLIGGSGGQGAGLPTSLFLNHSSLLTSMGLGSSAVAHSAKTSFPVTGGMSPSPCSSPALSCSSGELVHSPHSMGGAKIE from the exons ATGACAAAGACCGGTCCTGTTGCATCTATGGACTATTCCCATCTGTGGTTGCCAG atatcaGGATGTCAAAACCAATAGAGGTTGAGAATCCAGCAGCAGACTCTCCGATGGAGAGCACAG aCTCAGAGAGAAATGGCTCAGATTCTAATAACCAG TTTCAGCCAATGAAAATCAACCCTTTCTCCCTTTCTCCCACACTGAGCAGTAGCACCAAG ATGAAGGTAGAGGATTGTTGTGAGATGTCTCCTGCTCATGTACAAACTACACACGCTCAGACGCCCCTTTCTCACACACAGCTAATGCTAACGGGTGGCCAGCTGGCAGGG ttgaCTGCACTCTTGCCTGCACAGCAACAGCTGCTCTTACAGCATGCGCAGCTCCTTGCAGCAGCTGTGCAGCAGTCGCATGTGGCCCATGCAGCCAATCAGCAGCAAGCACAGCAGCATGCAAATCAGCAGGCAGCTCAGTCACAGTCACAGAGCCAATCCCAGAGCACACAAGAACAAACTGCCACCCCTGTCCCGCCTCCTCATCACCAACTCCCTCTTTCTCAGCCAATCCAGCTCACTGCCCAG GACATTCAGCAGTTGTTGCAGCTGCAGCAGTTAGTCCTTGTTCCAGGACACACTCTGCCTTCACCCGCACAGTTTCTTTTACCACAGCAAGGGCAGCAAG GGCTGCTATCAACGCCAAATATAATTCCACTACCTCAGCAAAACCAAGGAAGCCCGCTGGCCGCTCCACCCAGATTTGGTCTTCAAGCACAG AGAGAGAAGGTTGTGGAAAGCAGTGTGAACACAGTGACTCCGGTGGCCTCTCACCCAGAGGAGCCCAGTGACCTGGAGGAACTGGAGCAGTTTGCTCGCACATTCAAACAGAGAAGAATCAAGCTGGGCTTcacacag GGTGATGTGGGATTGGCCATGGGCAAGCTCTATGGGAATGACTTCAGTCAGACCACCATCTCTCGATTTGAGGCGCTCAATCTCAGCTTCAAGAACATGTGCAAACTCAAACCTTTGTTGGAGAAGTGGCTCAATGACGCAG AGACAATGTCGATGGACAGCACATTGCCAAGTCCCAGCGCTCTCTCCTCTCCTTCAATGGGGTTCGATGGCTTGCCTGGTCGCCGCAGGAAGAAACGCACCAGCATCGAGACTAACGTCCGTGTTGCTCTGGAACGCAGCTTCATCACG AACCAGAAGCCTACCTCAGAGGAGATCCTGCTTATTGCCGAGAAGCTCAGCATGGAGAAGGAGGTGATCCGTGTCTGGTTCTGCAACCGCCGACAGAAAGAGAAACGTATTAACCCCTCCAGTACCACCCCTCCTATGCCAAGCCAACCCCAGCCCACCTCACACAAACCCCCCTGCTACAGCCCGCACATG ATGCCCAGTCAAGGGCTGTCCCAGACAATGACGAGTCTCAGTACAGCAG TAACAACCATGTCATCAGTTGGCCCTTTGACCCCAAGTGGGCCCTCCTTAAGCTCCACCCCTTCTCCTGTGACCCCACCTCCCCGTAATGACACCAGCCCTGCCCCACCGAGTCACAGCACACTAAGCTTGAACACAGG TTCATGGCATAAAAAGAACGGTGACGTTTCTAACTACATCACCGATTTTGCTGCAAGTTTGAG GAATACGATGAGGAGAGTTAACACAGGAATGAACCAAGCTCTTCTTGGCAACAACCCACTTGCTACTATCCAAG CACTGGCAGCCAGTGGTGGCCAGCTGCCCGGTTCCAGTCTTGAGGGCAGAAGCAAGGTGTTAATCGGTGGTTCTGGGGGCCAAGGAGCAGGTCTCCCCACTTCCCTCTTCCTTAACCACTCCTCTTTGTTGACCAGCATGGGATTAGGCAGTTCGGCTGTTGCCCATTCTGCCAAAACATCATTTCCTGTCACAGGCGGCATGAGTCCCTCTCCTTGCTCAAGCCCCGCCTTGTCCTGCTCTTCCGGTGAATTGGTACACAGCCCACACTCAATGGGAGGGGCTAAAATTGAGTGA
- the LOC127453956 gene encoding POU domain, class 2, transcription factor 2-like isoform X3 encodes MTKTGPVASMDYSHLWLPDIRMSKPIEVENPAADSPMESTDSERNGSDSNNQFQPMKINPFSLSPTLSSSTKMKVEDCCEMSPAHVQTTHAQTPLSHTQLMLTGGQLAGDIQQLLQLQQLVLVPGHTLPSPAQFLLPQQGQQGLLSTPNIIPLPQQNQGSPLAAPPRFGLQAQREKVVESSVNTVTPVASHPEEPSDLEELEQFARTFKQRRIKLGFTQGDVGLAMGKLYGNDFSQTTISRFEALNLSFKNMCKLKPLLEKWLNDAETMSMDSTLPSPSALSSPSMGFDGLPGRRRKKRTSIETNVRVALERSFITNQKPTSEEILLIAEKLSMEKEVIRVWFCNRRQKEKRINPSSTTPPMPSQPQPTSHKPPCYSPHMMPSQGLSQTMTSLSTAVTTMSSVGPLTPSGPSLSSTPSPVTPPPRNDTSPAPPSHSTLSLNTGSWHKKNGDVSNYITDFAASLRNTMRRVNTGMNQALLGNNPLATIQALAASGGQLPGSSLEGRSKVLIGGSGGQGAGLPTSLFLNHSSLLTSMGLGSSAVAHSAKTSFPVTGGMSPSPCSSPALSCSSGELVHSPHSMGGAKIE; translated from the exons ATGACAAAGACCGGTCCTGTTGCATCTATGGACTATTCCCATCTGTGGTTGCCAG atatcaGGATGTCAAAACCAATAGAGGTTGAGAATCCAGCAGCAGACTCTCCGATGGAGAGCACAG aCTCAGAGAGAAATGGCTCAGATTCTAATAACCAG TTTCAGCCAATGAAAATCAACCCTTTCTCCCTTTCTCCCACACTGAGCAGTAGCACCAAG ATGAAGGTAGAGGATTGTTGTGAGATGTCTCCTGCTCATGTACAAACTACACACGCTCAGACGCCCCTTTCTCACACACAGCTAATGCTAACGGGTGGCCAGCTGGCAGGG GACATTCAGCAGTTGTTGCAGCTGCAGCAGTTAGTCCTTGTTCCAGGACACACTCTGCCTTCACCCGCACAGTTTCTTTTACCACAGCAAGGGCAGCAAG GGCTGCTATCAACGCCAAATATAATTCCACTACCTCAGCAAAACCAAGGAAGCCCGCTGGCCGCTCCACCCAGATTTGGTCTTCAAGCACAG AGAGAGAAGGTTGTGGAAAGCAGTGTGAACACAGTGACTCCGGTGGCCTCTCACCCAGAGGAGCCCAGTGACCTGGAGGAACTGGAGCAGTTTGCTCGCACATTCAAACAGAGAAGAATCAAGCTGGGCTTcacacag GGTGATGTGGGATTGGCCATGGGCAAGCTCTATGGGAATGACTTCAGTCAGACCACCATCTCTCGATTTGAGGCGCTCAATCTCAGCTTCAAGAACATGTGCAAACTCAAACCTTTGTTGGAGAAGTGGCTCAATGACGCAG AGACAATGTCGATGGACAGCACATTGCCAAGTCCCAGCGCTCTCTCCTCTCCTTCAATGGGGTTCGATGGCTTGCCTGGTCGCCGCAGGAAGAAACGCACCAGCATCGAGACTAACGTCCGTGTTGCTCTGGAACGCAGCTTCATCACG AACCAGAAGCCTACCTCAGAGGAGATCCTGCTTATTGCCGAGAAGCTCAGCATGGAGAAGGAGGTGATCCGTGTCTGGTTCTGCAACCGCCGACAGAAAGAGAAACGTATTAACCCCTCCAGTACCACCCCTCCTATGCCAAGCCAACCCCAGCCCACCTCACACAAACCCCCCTGCTACAGCCCGCACATG ATGCCCAGTCAAGGGCTGTCCCAGACAATGACGAGTCTCAGTACAGCAG TAACAACCATGTCATCAGTTGGCCCTTTGACCCCAAGTGGGCCCTCCTTAAGCTCCACCCCTTCTCCTGTGACCCCACCTCCCCGTAATGACACCAGCCCTGCCCCACCGAGTCACAGCACACTAAGCTTGAACACAGG TTCATGGCATAAAAAGAACGGTGACGTTTCTAACTACATCACCGATTTTGCTGCAAGTTTGAG GAATACGATGAGGAGAGTTAACACAGGAATGAACCAAGCTCTTCTTGGCAACAACCCACTTGCTACTATCCAAG CACTGGCAGCCAGTGGTGGCCAGCTGCCCGGTTCCAGTCTTGAGGGCAGAAGCAAGGTGTTAATCGGTGGTTCTGGGGGCCAAGGAGCAGGTCTCCCCACTTCCCTCTTCCTTAACCACTCCTCTTTGTTGACCAGCATGGGATTAGGCAGTTCGGCTGTTGCCCATTCTGCCAAAACATCATTTCCTGTCACAGGCGGCATGAGTCCCTCTCCTTGCTCAAGCCCCGCCTTGTCCTGCTCTTCCGGTGAATTGGTACACAGCCCACACTCAATGGGAGGGGCTAAAATTGAGTGA
- the LOC127453956 gene encoding POU domain, class 2, transcription factor 2-like isoform X2 produces the protein MTKTGPVASMDYSHLWLPDIRMSKPIEVENPAADSPMESTDSERNGSDSNNQFQPMKINPFSLSPTLSSSTKMKVEDCCEMSPAHVQTTHAQTPLSHTQLMLTGGQLAGLTALLPAQQQLLLQHAQLLAAAVQQSHVAHAANQQQAQQHANQQAAQSQSQSQSQSTQEQTATPVPPPHHQLPLSQPIQLTAQDIQQLLQLQQLVLVPGHTLPSPAQFLLPQQGQQGLLSTPNIIPLPQQNQGSPLAAPPRFGLQAQREKVVESSVNTVTPVASHPEEPSDLEELEQFARTFKQRRIKLGFTQGDVGLAMGKLYGNDFSQTTISRFEALNLSFKNMCKLKPLLEKWLNDAETMSMDSTLPSPSALSSPSMGFDGLPGRRRKKRTSIETNVRVALERSFITNQKPTSEEILLIAEKLSMEKEVIRVWFCNRRQKEKRINPSSTTPPMPSQPQPTSHKPPCYSPHMMPSQGLSQTMTSLSTAVTTMSSVGPLTPSGPSLSSTPSPVTPPPRNDTSPAPPSHSTLSLNTGSWHKKNGDVSNYITDFAASLSLQKESNLLKFSQVPIHSCAICSESHLHICPNTGSQWWPAARFQS, from the exons ATGACAAAGACCGGTCCTGTTGCATCTATGGACTATTCCCATCTGTGGTTGCCAG atatcaGGATGTCAAAACCAATAGAGGTTGAGAATCCAGCAGCAGACTCTCCGATGGAGAGCACAG aCTCAGAGAGAAATGGCTCAGATTCTAATAACCAG TTTCAGCCAATGAAAATCAACCCTTTCTCCCTTTCTCCCACACTGAGCAGTAGCACCAAG ATGAAGGTAGAGGATTGTTGTGAGATGTCTCCTGCTCATGTACAAACTACACACGCTCAGACGCCCCTTTCTCACACACAGCTAATGCTAACGGGTGGCCAGCTGGCAGGG ttgaCTGCACTCTTGCCTGCACAGCAACAGCTGCTCTTACAGCATGCGCAGCTCCTTGCAGCAGCTGTGCAGCAGTCGCATGTGGCCCATGCAGCCAATCAGCAGCAAGCACAGCAGCATGCAAATCAGCAGGCAGCTCAGTCACAGTCACAGAGCCAATCCCAGAGCACACAAGAACAAACTGCCACCCCTGTCCCGCCTCCTCATCACCAACTCCCTCTTTCTCAGCCAATCCAGCTCACTGCCCAG GACATTCAGCAGTTGTTGCAGCTGCAGCAGTTAGTCCTTGTTCCAGGACACACTCTGCCTTCACCCGCACAGTTTCTTTTACCACAGCAAGGGCAGCAAG GGCTGCTATCAACGCCAAATATAATTCCACTACCTCAGCAAAACCAAGGAAGCCCGCTGGCCGCTCCACCCAGATTTGGTCTTCAAGCACAG AGAGAGAAGGTTGTGGAAAGCAGTGTGAACACAGTGACTCCGGTGGCCTCTCACCCAGAGGAGCCCAGTGACCTGGAGGAACTGGAGCAGTTTGCTCGCACATTCAAACAGAGAAGAATCAAGCTGGGCTTcacacag GGTGATGTGGGATTGGCCATGGGCAAGCTCTATGGGAATGACTTCAGTCAGACCACCATCTCTCGATTTGAGGCGCTCAATCTCAGCTTCAAGAACATGTGCAAACTCAAACCTTTGTTGGAGAAGTGGCTCAATGACGCAG AGACAATGTCGATGGACAGCACATTGCCAAGTCCCAGCGCTCTCTCCTCTCCTTCAATGGGGTTCGATGGCTTGCCTGGTCGCCGCAGGAAGAAACGCACCAGCATCGAGACTAACGTCCGTGTTGCTCTGGAACGCAGCTTCATCACG AACCAGAAGCCTACCTCAGAGGAGATCCTGCTTATTGCCGAGAAGCTCAGCATGGAGAAGGAGGTGATCCGTGTCTGGTTCTGCAACCGCCGACAGAAAGAGAAACGTATTAACCCCTCCAGTACCACCCCTCCTATGCCAAGCCAACCCCAGCCCACCTCACACAAACCCCCCTGCTACAGCCCGCACATG ATGCCCAGTCAAGGGCTGTCCCAGACAATGACGAGTCTCAGTACAGCAG TAACAACCATGTCATCAGTTGGCCCTTTGACCCCAAGTGGGCCCTCCTTAAGCTCCACCCCTTCTCCTGTGACCCCACCTCCCCGTAATGACACCAGCCCTGCCCCACCGAGTCACAGCACACTAAGCTTGAACACAGG TTCATGGCATAAAAAGAACGGTGACGTTTCTAACTACATCACCGATTTTGCTGCAAGTTTGAG tctacaaaaggaatcaaatctactcaaattctctcaagtgcccattcactcatgtgccatctgcagtgaaagccatttacacatctgcccaaa CACTGGCAGCCAGTGGTGGCCAGCTGCCCGGTTCCAGTCTTGA
- the LOC127453956 gene encoding POU domain, class 2, transcription factor 2-like isoform X6, which yields MTKTGPVASMDYSHLWLPDIRMSKPIEVENPAADSPMESTDSERNGSDSNNQFQPMKINPFSLSPTLSSSTKMKVEDCCEMSPAHVQTTHAQTPLSHTQLMLTGGQLAGDIQQLLQLQQLVLVPGHTLPSPAQFLLPQQGQQGLLSTPNIIPLPQQNQGSPLAAPPRFGLQAQREKVVESSVNTVTPVASHPEEPSDLEELEQFARTFKQRRIKLGFTQGDVGLAMGKLYGNDFSQTTISRFEALNLSFKNMCKLKPLLEKWLNDAETMSMDSTLPSPSALSSPSMGFDGLPGRRRKKRTSIETNVRVALERSFITNQKPTSEEILLIAEKLSMEKEVIRVWFCNRRQKEKRINPSSTTPPMPSQPQPTSHKPPCYSPHMMPSQGLSQTMTSLSTAVTTMSSVGPLTPSGPSLSSTPSPVTPPPRNDTSPAPPSHSTLSLNTGSWHKKNGDVSNYITDFAASLSTGSQWWPAARFQS from the exons ATGACAAAGACCGGTCCTGTTGCATCTATGGACTATTCCCATCTGTGGTTGCCAG atatcaGGATGTCAAAACCAATAGAGGTTGAGAATCCAGCAGCAGACTCTCCGATGGAGAGCACAG aCTCAGAGAGAAATGGCTCAGATTCTAATAACCAG TTTCAGCCAATGAAAATCAACCCTTTCTCCCTTTCTCCCACACTGAGCAGTAGCACCAAG ATGAAGGTAGAGGATTGTTGTGAGATGTCTCCTGCTCATGTACAAACTACACACGCTCAGACGCCCCTTTCTCACACACAGCTAATGCTAACGGGTGGCCAGCTGGCAGGG GACATTCAGCAGTTGTTGCAGCTGCAGCAGTTAGTCCTTGTTCCAGGACACACTCTGCCTTCACCCGCACAGTTTCTTTTACCACAGCAAGGGCAGCAAG GGCTGCTATCAACGCCAAATATAATTCCACTACCTCAGCAAAACCAAGGAAGCCCGCTGGCCGCTCCACCCAGATTTGGTCTTCAAGCACAG AGAGAGAAGGTTGTGGAAAGCAGTGTGAACACAGTGACTCCGGTGGCCTCTCACCCAGAGGAGCCCAGTGACCTGGAGGAACTGGAGCAGTTTGCTCGCACATTCAAACAGAGAAGAATCAAGCTGGGCTTcacacag GGTGATGTGGGATTGGCCATGGGCAAGCTCTATGGGAATGACTTCAGTCAGACCACCATCTCTCGATTTGAGGCGCTCAATCTCAGCTTCAAGAACATGTGCAAACTCAAACCTTTGTTGGAGAAGTGGCTCAATGACGCAG AGACAATGTCGATGGACAGCACATTGCCAAGTCCCAGCGCTCTCTCCTCTCCTTCAATGGGGTTCGATGGCTTGCCTGGTCGCCGCAGGAAGAAACGCACCAGCATCGAGACTAACGTCCGTGTTGCTCTGGAACGCAGCTTCATCACG AACCAGAAGCCTACCTCAGAGGAGATCCTGCTTATTGCCGAGAAGCTCAGCATGGAGAAGGAGGTGATCCGTGTCTGGTTCTGCAACCGCCGACAGAAAGAGAAACGTATTAACCCCTCCAGTACCACCCCTCCTATGCCAAGCCAACCCCAGCCCACCTCACACAAACCCCCCTGCTACAGCCCGCACATG ATGCCCAGTCAAGGGCTGTCCCAGACAATGACGAGTCTCAGTACAGCAG TAACAACCATGTCATCAGTTGGCCCTTTGACCCCAAGTGGGCCCTCCTTAAGCTCCACCCCTTCTCCTGTGACCCCACCTCCCCGTAATGACACCAGCCCTGCCCCACCGAGTCACAGCACACTAAGCTTGAACACAGG TTCATGGCATAAAAAGAACGGTGACGTTTCTAACTACATCACCGATTTTGCTGCAAGTTTGAG CACTGGCAGCCAGTGGTGGCCAGCTGCCCGGTTCCAGTCTTGA
- the LOC127453956 gene encoding POU domain, class 2, transcription factor 2-like isoform X4, with protein sequence MTKTGPVASMDYSHLWLPDIRMSKPIEVENPAADSPMESTDSERNGSDSNNQFQPMKINPFSLSPTLSSSTKMKVEDCCEMSPAHVQTTHAQTPLSHTQLMLTGGQLAGLTALLPAQQQLLLQHAQLLAAAVQQSHVAHAANQQQAQQHANQQAAQSQSQSQSQSTQEQTATPVPPPHHQLPLSQPIQLTAQDIQQLLQLQQLVLVPGHTLPSPAQFLLPQQGQQGLLSTPNIIPLPQQNQGSPLAAPPRFGLQAQREKVVESSVNTVTPVASHPEEPSDLEELEQFARTFKQRRIKLGFTQGDVGLAMGKLYGNDFSQTTISRFEALNLSFKNMCKLKPLLEKWLNDAETMSMDSTLPSPSALSSPSMGFDGLPGRRRKKRTSIETNVRVALERSFITNQKPTSEEILLIAEKLSMEKEVIRVWFCNRRQKEKRINPSSTTPPMPSQPQPTSHKPPCYSPHMMPSQGLSQTMTSLSTAVTTMSSVGPLTPSGPSLSSTPSPVTPPPRNDTSPAPPSHSTLSLNTGSWHKKNGDVSNYITDFAASLSTGSQWWPAARFQS encoded by the exons ATGACAAAGACCGGTCCTGTTGCATCTATGGACTATTCCCATCTGTGGTTGCCAG atatcaGGATGTCAAAACCAATAGAGGTTGAGAATCCAGCAGCAGACTCTCCGATGGAGAGCACAG aCTCAGAGAGAAATGGCTCAGATTCTAATAACCAG TTTCAGCCAATGAAAATCAACCCTTTCTCCCTTTCTCCCACACTGAGCAGTAGCACCAAG ATGAAGGTAGAGGATTGTTGTGAGATGTCTCCTGCTCATGTACAAACTACACACGCTCAGACGCCCCTTTCTCACACACAGCTAATGCTAACGGGTGGCCAGCTGGCAGGG ttgaCTGCACTCTTGCCTGCACAGCAACAGCTGCTCTTACAGCATGCGCAGCTCCTTGCAGCAGCTGTGCAGCAGTCGCATGTGGCCCATGCAGCCAATCAGCAGCAAGCACAGCAGCATGCAAATCAGCAGGCAGCTCAGTCACAGTCACAGAGCCAATCCCAGAGCACACAAGAACAAACTGCCACCCCTGTCCCGCCTCCTCATCACCAACTCCCTCTTTCTCAGCCAATCCAGCTCACTGCCCAG GACATTCAGCAGTTGTTGCAGCTGCAGCAGTTAGTCCTTGTTCCAGGACACACTCTGCCTTCACCCGCACAGTTTCTTTTACCACAGCAAGGGCAGCAAG GGCTGCTATCAACGCCAAATATAATTCCACTACCTCAGCAAAACCAAGGAAGCCCGCTGGCCGCTCCACCCAGATTTGGTCTTCAAGCACAG AGAGAGAAGGTTGTGGAAAGCAGTGTGAACACAGTGACTCCGGTGGCCTCTCACCCAGAGGAGCCCAGTGACCTGGAGGAACTGGAGCAGTTTGCTCGCACATTCAAACAGAGAAGAATCAAGCTGGGCTTcacacag GGTGATGTGGGATTGGCCATGGGCAAGCTCTATGGGAATGACTTCAGTCAGACCACCATCTCTCGATTTGAGGCGCTCAATCTCAGCTTCAAGAACATGTGCAAACTCAAACCTTTGTTGGAGAAGTGGCTCAATGACGCAG AGACAATGTCGATGGACAGCACATTGCCAAGTCCCAGCGCTCTCTCCTCTCCTTCAATGGGGTTCGATGGCTTGCCTGGTCGCCGCAGGAAGAAACGCACCAGCATCGAGACTAACGTCCGTGTTGCTCTGGAACGCAGCTTCATCACG AACCAGAAGCCTACCTCAGAGGAGATCCTGCTTATTGCCGAGAAGCTCAGCATGGAGAAGGAGGTGATCCGTGTCTGGTTCTGCAACCGCCGACAGAAAGAGAAACGTATTAACCCCTCCAGTACCACCCCTCCTATGCCAAGCCAACCCCAGCCCACCTCACACAAACCCCCCTGCTACAGCCCGCACATG ATGCCCAGTCAAGGGCTGTCCCAGACAATGACGAGTCTCAGTACAGCAG TAACAACCATGTCATCAGTTGGCCCTTTGACCCCAAGTGGGCCCTCCTTAAGCTCCACCCCTTCTCCTGTGACCCCACCTCCCCGTAATGACACCAGCCCTGCCCCACCGAGTCACAGCACACTAAGCTTGAACACAGG TTCATGGCATAAAAAGAACGGTGACGTTTCTAACTACATCACCGATTTTGCTGCAAGTTTGAG CACTGGCAGCCAGTGGTGGCCAGCTGCCCGGTTCCAGTCTTGA
- the LOC127453956 gene encoding POU domain, class 2, transcription factor 2-like isoform X5, whose protein sequence is MTKTGPVASMDYSHLWLPDIRMSKPIEVENPAADSPMESTDSERNGSDSNNQFQPMKINPFSLSPTLSSSTKMKVEDCCEMSPAHVQTTHAQTPLSHTQLMLTGGQLAGLTALLPAQQQLLLQHAQLLAAAVQQSHVAHAANQQQAQQHANQQAAQSQSQSQSQSTQEQTATPVPPPHHQLPLSQPIQLTAQDIQQLLQLQQLVLVPGHTLPSPAQFLLPQQGQQGLLSTPNIIPLPQQNQGSPLAAPPRFGLQAQREKVVESSVNTVTPVASHPEEPSDLEELEQFARTFKQRRIKLGFTQGDVGLAMGKLYGNDFSQTTISRFEALNLSFKNMCKLKPLLEKWLNDAETMSMDSTLPSPSALSSPSMGFDGLPGRRRKKRTSIETNVRVALERSFITNQKPTSEEILLIAEKLSMEKEVIRVWFCNRRQKEKRINPSSTTPPMPSQPQPTSHKPPCYSPHMMPSQGLSQTMTSLSTAVTTMSSVGPLTPSGPSLSSTPSPVTPPPRNDTSPAPPSHSTLSLNTGTGSQWWPAARFQS, encoded by the exons ATGACAAAGACCGGTCCTGTTGCATCTATGGACTATTCCCATCTGTGGTTGCCAG atatcaGGATGTCAAAACCAATAGAGGTTGAGAATCCAGCAGCAGACTCTCCGATGGAGAGCACAG aCTCAGAGAGAAATGGCTCAGATTCTAATAACCAG TTTCAGCCAATGAAAATCAACCCTTTCTCCCTTTCTCCCACACTGAGCAGTAGCACCAAG ATGAAGGTAGAGGATTGTTGTGAGATGTCTCCTGCTCATGTACAAACTACACACGCTCAGACGCCCCTTTCTCACACACAGCTAATGCTAACGGGTGGCCAGCTGGCAGGG ttgaCTGCACTCTTGCCTGCACAGCAACAGCTGCTCTTACAGCATGCGCAGCTCCTTGCAGCAGCTGTGCAGCAGTCGCATGTGGCCCATGCAGCCAATCAGCAGCAAGCACAGCAGCATGCAAATCAGCAGGCAGCTCAGTCACAGTCACAGAGCCAATCCCAGAGCACACAAGAACAAACTGCCACCCCTGTCCCGCCTCCTCATCACCAACTCCCTCTTTCTCAGCCAATCCAGCTCACTGCCCAG GACATTCAGCAGTTGTTGCAGCTGCAGCAGTTAGTCCTTGTTCCAGGACACACTCTGCCTTCACCCGCACAGTTTCTTTTACCACAGCAAGGGCAGCAAG GGCTGCTATCAACGCCAAATATAATTCCACTACCTCAGCAAAACCAAGGAAGCCCGCTGGCCGCTCCACCCAGATTTGGTCTTCAAGCACAG AGAGAGAAGGTTGTGGAAAGCAGTGTGAACACAGTGACTCCGGTGGCCTCTCACCCAGAGGAGCCCAGTGACCTGGAGGAACTGGAGCAGTTTGCTCGCACATTCAAACAGAGAAGAATCAAGCTGGGCTTcacacag GGTGATGTGGGATTGGCCATGGGCAAGCTCTATGGGAATGACTTCAGTCAGACCACCATCTCTCGATTTGAGGCGCTCAATCTCAGCTTCAAGAACATGTGCAAACTCAAACCTTTGTTGGAGAAGTGGCTCAATGACGCAG AGACAATGTCGATGGACAGCACATTGCCAAGTCCCAGCGCTCTCTCCTCTCCTTCAATGGGGTTCGATGGCTTGCCTGGTCGCCGCAGGAAGAAACGCACCAGCATCGAGACTAACGTCCGTGTTGCTCTGGAACGCAGCTTCATCACG AACCAGAAGCCTACCTCAGAGGAGATCCTGCTTATTGCCGAGAAGCTCAGCATGGAGAAGGAGGTGATCCGTGTCTGGTTCTGCAACCGCCGACAGAAAGAGAAACGTATTAACCCCTCCAGTACCACCCCTCCTATGCCAAGCCAACCCCAGCCCACCTCACACAAACCCCCCTGCTACAGCCCGCACATG ATGCCCAGTCAAGGGCTGTCCCAGACAATGACGAGTCTCAGTACAGCAG TAACAACCATGTCATCAGTTGGCCCTTTGACCCCAAGTGGGCCCTCCTTAAGCTCCACCCCTTCTCCTGTGACCCCACCTCCCCGTAATGACACCAGCCCTGCCCCACCGAGTCACAGCACACTAAGCTTGAACACAGG CACTGGCAGCCAGTGGTGGCCAGCTGCCCGGTTCCAGTCTTGA